GTACTGCTGGATGCACGAGGCCTTCCCGAACCAGCACACCACCAGCGCGAGCAGGGCGAGCCCGAGGCCCACGCGCTGCGGGGACCAGAACCAGTGCCTGCCCACCGCGGCGTGCTCCCCCAGCGGCCCGCCGACCGGTCTCGTCGCCGCGGCCACCAGCGGATCGTGTCTGCTGGGCGCGATCCGCTCCGCGGGCGTCAGCGTGCGCGGTGCCGCGTCCGGATCGGCGGCGGCGGGGTTGGGCTCGTCGGGCACGCCGCGGATGCTATCTGCCCGCGCGTGCGATGGCCGTCATTGAGGATCGGCGTAGAACCCGGCAAGCACCTCGAATGCGGCGCCGAGGGCCACCGCCTCCTCGTCCAGATCGCTCACCGTCACGTCGATCCGCTGCCAGTACGGCACCGGCAGCAGCTCCCGCAACTGTGCGGCGACCGTTTCGCGGTAGACCTCCGGCGTCGCCCGGATGGTCCGTCCGAACAGGACGATTCGCTCCAGATCGAGCACCTGCACCAGGTCGGCGAGGCCGATCCCGAGCAGGCGGGCCGCGTCCCGCGGGGTGGCCGCGGTCTGGTGCAGCACTTCGACGCAGCCGCGCCTGCCGCACACGCAGCGCGGACCGGCGTAGGCGATCGTGGTGTGCCCGAACTCGCCGGCGTTCGTGCGCGGTCCACGGTAGACCCGCCCGTCGATCAGCAGGCCGACACCGATACCGGTGCCCACGAGCACCACGGCGGTGGCCGCGGGCGATTCCTGTGGCCACGAGTGCGCGAAGGCCGCCGCGTTCGTGTTCTTGTCCACGGTGACCGGCAGGCCGGTGCGCTCGGCGAGCAGATCGCGCAGCGGCACGTCGTGCCAGCCGGGCATGTTGGTGGCGTCGCGGACCCGGCCGGCGTGGTGGTCGAGCGGCCCGACCGCACCGACGCCGAGGCCGAGCACCCGGGCCGGGTCGACGTCGGCGAGCAGGGCGCGCACCGCGCGGGCGATCGCGCTTACTGCCTGTTCCGGGGCGAACCCGACCGGTAACGCGCCTTCGGTGAGGTCTTCCACCTCTCCGGTGAGCCCGGTGCGCAGCACCAGGAACCCGTCCCGATCGAGCTGAGCGCCGAGCGCGCACCGGGCTTCCGGGCGCAGCCGCAGCAGTGACCGGGGTTTGCCGACGCCCGCCGCGGCCTGCCGTTCGACGTCCAGCAGGCGCTGCGGGAGCAGATCCGCCACGATCTTCGACACGGCCTGCTGCGTCAGCGCGGTCCGCTCGGCCAGCTCGACCCGGCTGAGCCCGCCTTCGCGCAGGATGTGCCCGAGCAGCAGCGCGCGGTTGTGGCGCCGCAGCCCGCGCAGGTTGACACCGGTCTCCGCCATCCGATGATTTTCCCGGCACCTGGCCAGTTACGCAACAGTGTTGTTTAATGGTGCCCATGGTTGATGAGGCACGCGTCGGCATCCTCGGGTACGGGATCGGTGGCCGGGTTTTCCACGCGCCGCTGGTGGCCGCGACCCCGGGACTGGTCCCAGCGGTGCTGGCGACCGGAAACCCGGAGCGGGCGGCCCAGGCCCGTGCGGAGTACCCCGGCGCGGAAGTGGTCCCGGACGCCGACGCGCTGTTCGCCCGTGCGGGAGAACTCGACCTGATCGTGGTGAGCACACCGAACCGCACGCACGTGCCGCTCGCGCTGCGGGCGATCGAGCTGGGCCTGCCGGTGGTCGTGGACAAGCCGTTCGCGCCGACCGCGGCCGAGGGTGAGCGGGTGGTCGCGGCCGCGAAGGAAGCGGGCGTGGGGCTCACTGTGTTCCAGAACCGGCGCTGGGACTCGGATTTCCTGACTGTGCGCAAGGTGCTCGAATCCGGCCGGCTCGGCGAGGTGTTCCGCTTCGAATCCCGGTTCGATCGCTGGGTACCCAAGATCAAGGACAGCTGGCGCGAACTCGGCGATCCGGCCGAGGCGGGCGGGCTGCTCTACGACCTCGGGGCGCACATCGTGGACCAGGCCCTGCAGTTGTTCGGTCCGGTCACCCAGGTCTACGCCGAGGTCGACCGCCGCCGCGCCGGGGTCGCGGTGGACGACGACGTGTTCATCGCGCTGCGCCACGCGAACGGCGTTCGCTCGCAGCTGTGGGCTTCGGCGCTCGCGGGTATCCGAAACCCGCGCTTCCGTGTGCTCGGCGATCGGGCCACGTTCACCAAATACGGTCTCGATGTGCAGGAGCCGCAGATCAAAGAGGGCCTTCGCCCCGGCGACCCCGGCTGGGGCGTGGAACCGGCCGCGAACGCCGGACTGCTTGGTGTGCAAGGCGAAACCGGGATCGTGCCGACCGAGGCCGGCCGCTACGAGACCTTCTACGCCCGGGTCGCCGACGCACTGCGGGAGGACACGCGGTTTCCGGTCGACCCGGCGGGCGCGGTCGCCGCGCTGCGCGTGATCGAGGCCGCGCACCGCTCGGGCGCCGAGGGCCGGGTCGTCCCGCTCGGCTGACGCCCCTCCGGACCGGTCGTGGTCGCGGCGCTTCTCCCCAGTGCCGCGGCAACGCGAAGCAGGTGACCGACGGTTCCGGCGAGAATCACACTGCTCGCTCGACCGAAACCGTCGGCGCCTCGCCAGCGATCCACAACGCGTTGAAACGCTGCTCAGCTGACAATGAACCCGTCACCGTCCGTCGTGTAGCTCTTGCGTCAACTTCTGCACCTTGTTCGCGATGTCCTGTGGTCCTACTCCGGACAAGCTGACCCGGCCTGACTCGTCTACTCCGAACAGAATGCGCCCCTGATCGGTGTCCGCCCAGCCCGGCGGGTTTTCGTTGCGACGGCGCATCCCCCGGCCGTCTCGGATCGCGACATACAGCCGACCGGAGTAGGTGTGCGGCGCGTTGAGCCAGCGCAGCACCTGCTTGGCATCGCGGATACTCGGGCTGGTCGCACCCGGGATCCGGCCACGCTTGATCATGTCCAAGTCAGTGTTCGAGCAGTTCAACGAAGCCAATCGAGCCGCAGGCGCATTCGGGAGCAGCGTTGCGAATTCCCGTGCCAGCGCGTCCGCCGAACATGGGGTGAGGTACAGCATGTCACCCGCTGCTACGACCGTGAACCCGGCCTTGCCGAATGCCGCCGCCCGAACGGTGCGTTCACCCTGGCCCGATTTCACCCAGGAGTAATAGTCCACCCCCGGACGCTGCAGGACGTGCAGCGCTTCGAGAAAGTCGTCGTCGAGGCGCCCGCCTCGCAGGAGCCCACGATCGGCCAATTCACGATCTGTGCCGGCCGCCAGGTTCCGGCGCTCATCCTCCGAATACCACATCGCACCGCGCATGAGCGTCGGGTGAATATCGCCGAGATTGAGCCGTTCCCACAGCACCTCGAACGTCTGAGTGCTCAGCTCCACGGGTCTGTGCAGCACCGTTTCTTCCCTCCCCCTTTCATGGCGTCCGGTCCTACGCGCCGATCACCGGCGGTGTGGGGCGGTCACCGTCGTAACCGCCGAACAGCGAGTCTGGATCCTGTTCCGGCAGCAGGATCTTGCGCTGATGCTCCTCGTCCTCGCTGCCTTTGCCCTTCCCGGCGCCGCCTGCCCCCATGCCACCCATTCCGGCCTGCCCTTTGGCGCCGGTGGCCCCTGCCGTGCCCATACCCGGCCGTCCCGCACCCTCACCCAGCGCGCCGGAACCCGTCCCGGCTCCCGCACCGAGACCGCGACCGGTGGTCGCACCCGAGCCTCCAGAACCGAAACCCCCACCGGCACCGCGGCCACCAGCACTGCCGCCGGATGCGCCGCCGAACCCGCCGGACAGCCCGACGCTTCCGACTCCTGCTCCGCCTCCCAGGCCGGAACCGCTCCCGCCACCCAGGCCGCTGGAACTGCCAGGCCCGCTCTGCCATGAGGGCGCGCCGCCCGGATTCTGGCCGCTGGCGGGGCCGCTCCACGAGGAGCTTGTCTGAGTACCGTCGTTCGGAGCGTGCGCAGGCGGTGGAACCGCGCCGTGGGAGCTACTGGGCGGGGGTGGCGCCGGAATGTGCTCCGCCCCCGGCGGTACGGCATGTGTGCTGGGTCCACCGCCGGAATAGCTGTGCGACCCACCGGACGAGTGCGACGACGAGTGGCCACCCGACCCGGACACATGCGGACCACTCGGCAAGCCCGGCCCCGGCACCTGCGGATCAGGGGTGAACCCACCCGCAGACACCGACGGATCATGCGCCGCCGGATAGTCCATCGGCATCGTCTGCGTACGCGGCGCGCTGTTCTGATCGTAATCCTGATAGACCGCAACGTTCTTCTTCGTTTTGTCGTCGAACTCGGCAGCCGCCTTCTCGTCATCACTCGCGCCGATGGAAATGTAGTCCGTCAGCTTCTGGTCATCCGGACGCGAAGCAGCAACCTCTACCACATTGTTTTTCGCATAATTAAACGCTACCGACTGCTGGCTTAGATGCTGTTGCATCATCGCCATGTTCTGGGCCGCGGTACGCGAAGTCGTGACCATCGGCCCCAGGCCCGCACTGCCGGCGTCAGCAGCCTGGCCCTTCCAGAACGAATTCAGAGCGGCCTGACCATCGGTCAGTTTATCGGCTACGTTATTGTGAATGGTACTGAGCTTGCCGCAGCTGTCGCCTGCATGATCAATACTACTCGAATCTCCCGGCGATCGGAGCAAGCGGTAGATATCAAACCCTGAATAAGCCACCTATTTGCCCTTCATGTGCTCAATAGCGGTTGTGGCAATTTTTTCGGCTATTCCGCACGGGTTGGATTCCGCAGGGCCGCTGCGCAGAAGAATTATTACAACATAAGCAAGGTCATCACGAATGCCGACCGCTAAGTTGCAGTTACCCGTTGCTTCGCCCCCTCGGGCGTAAAAAACTACCGGATATCCGTCAATCGGTGCATGCGGCTGAAAGCTCGTCAAGTAACCTTTCTGGTGGTCCAAGTACAGTCCGTTGATTCCGGAATTTTGCGTCGGTGGAATACCGGCGCTCGCGCTGCCGTGCAGGTCCGTGAAGGTCCACACGCAGAGCTTTCCGTTTTCCGTATCGTTGACGCCGGTTTTCTTTAGTGGTCCACCGAGTTTTTCGACATCACTCGCGGATACTGCTGAGCACGGATCGCTCTCATACGACTTTGTATCTATTATGGGACTGGCTACCCGCGGAGCGAGAAACGGGTCACCGGCGGGCGAGCTTGACGGCGCGGGGGTCGCTTGACCGCTGCTTCCAGAGCTGCATCCGGAGATCGAAACCCCAACGATAGTGGAACAAATAATCGCCGTCAGGTATCGTGCGCGCATGGTCTATCAGTCAGCCTTTCCTTTGCCGCGGAGGGCATCGATTGCGGCATCATCCTGCTTTGTGTATGCAGTTTTAACCTGCTTCAGCACCTCGACATAGGACATGAGGAAATCGACTGCACCTTGCAGGAATCCATTGTAATGGTTTGCAGACTGAATTGCGGCGTTGGCGAAGTCTTTGCTGATATTTTCGCCACCTGGAGGCTTGATCTGCATGAGAAACTGCGCTTCTTGCTATGCGGCAGTCAGGTCGTCGTCCAGTGAGGCTTTCCGGGTAAGCATCTGTGACGCTGGGTGACGGCCTGGGTGTGGTCGTTGCTGGCGGTGGTGACACGCCGAAGTTGTTGTGGTGCAACGTAAAGACGCGGAACATCGGTATGAATTTGGTCCTACCACAGATCAACTTCATAGAGGTTCCGCGCCTGATGAGTGTGTCATACACCGCGACCTTGCCGGTACGCGACCAGACCGTGCTGTACCTGTCGAGCCTGTTGCACGCCGAACGGGTGCGGCGCGGTACCCGCAAAGATCGCCGGGTTCTGACGACGTTCAAGCAGGCGGTCTTGGTGCTGCGCTGGTTTCTCGACGGCACTCGCGTCAAGCAGCTCGCCGTCGACAACGCGATCGGCAAGTCCACCGTGTACACCTATCTCGAGGAGGGGTTCACGGTGCTCGCCGCCCAGGCACCCGCGCTCGAGTCAGCGTTACTGGCGGCGAAAATGGCCGGGCACAGCCACATTTCCATCGACGGCACCCTGATCGAGACCGACCGGGTCCGCACCCCCGGACCCACCGACGGGGTGGACCTGTGGTGGTCGGGCAAACACTCCAATCATGGCGGCAACATCCAGGTCATCACCGCCCCCGACGGCTGGCCCCTGTGGACCTCCGACGTGCGGCCGGGCCGCGAGCACGACACCACCGCACTGCGCGAACACCCCGAGATCCTGCCCGCCCTGGCCACCTGGATCGCCGAGAACACGCCCGCCCTGGGCGACCTGGGCTACGAAGGTGAAGCCGACACCATCACCGTCGCGTTCAAAAAACCGAAAGGCG
This Amycolatopsis sulphurea DNA region includes the following protein-coding sequences:
- a CDS encoding ROK family transcriptional regulator — encoded protein: MAETGVNLRGLRRHNRALLLGHILREGGLSRVELAERTALTQQAVSKIVADLLPQRLLDVERQAAAGVGKPRSLLRLRPEARCALGAQLDRDGFLVLRTGLTGEVEDLTEGALPVGFAPEQAVSAIARAVRALLADVDPARVLGLGVGAVGPLDHHAGRVRDATNMPGWHDVPLRDLLAERTGLPVTVDKNTNAAAFAHSWPQESPAATAVVLVGTGIGVGLLIDGRVYRGPRTNAGEFGHTTIAYAGPRCVCGRRGCVEVLHQTAATPRDAARLLGIGLADLVQVLDLERIVLFGRTIRATPEVYRETVAAQLRELLPVPYWQRIDVTVSDLDEEAVALGAAFEVLAGFYADPQ
- a CDS encoding Gfo/Idh/MocA family oxidoreductase, whose amino-acid sequence is MVDEARVGILGYGIGGRVFHAPLVAATPGLVPAVLATGNPERAAQARAEYPGAEVVPDADALFARAGELDLIVVSTPNRTHVPLALRAIELGLPVVVDKPFAPTAAEGERVVAAAKEAGVGLTVFQNRRWDSDFLTVRKVLESGRLGEVFRFESRFDRWVPKIKDSWRELGDPAEAGGLLYDLGAHIVDQALQLFGPVTQVYAEVDRRRAGVAVDDDVFIALRHANGVRSQLWASALAGIRNPRFRVLGDRATFTKYGLDVQEPQIKEGLRPGDPGWGVEPAANAGLLGVQGETGIVPTEAGRYETFYARVADALREDTRFPVDPAGAVAALRVIEAAHRSGAEGRVVPLG
- a CDS encoding ESX secretion-associated protein EspG, producing MLHRPVELSTQTFEVLWERLNLGDIHPTLMRGAMWYSEDERRNLAAGTDRELADRGLLRGGRLDDDFLEALHVLQRPGVDYYSWVKSGQGERTVRAAAFGKAGFTVVAAGDMLYLTPCSADALAREFATLLPNAPAARLASLNCSNTDLDMIKRGRIPGATSPSIRDAKQVLRWLNAPHTYSGRLYVAIRDGRGMRRRNENPPGWADTDQGRILFGVDESGRVSLSGVGPQDIANKVQKLTQELHDGR
- a CDS encoding DUF3558 domain-containing protein, whose product is MRARYLTAIICSTIVGVSISGCSSGSSGQATPAPSSSPAGDPFLAPRVASPIIDTKSYESDPCSAVSASDVEKLGGPLKKTGVNDTENGKLCVWTFTDLHGSASAGIPPTQNSGINGLYLDHQKGYLTSFQPHAPIDGYPVVFYARGGEATGNCNLAVGIRDDLAYVVIILLRSGPAESNPCGIAEKIATTAIEHMKGK
- a CDS encoding PE domain-containing protein, with translation MQIKPPGGENISKDFANAAIQSANHYNGFLQGAVDFLMSYVEVLKQVKTAYTKQDDAAIDALRGKGKAD
- a CDS encoding HARBI1 family protein; this encodes MSVSYTATLPVRDQTVLYLSSLLHAERVRRGTRKDRRVLTTFKQAVLVLRWFLDGTRVKQLAVDNAIGKSTVYTYLEEGFTVLAAQAPALESALLAAKMAGHSHISIDGTLIETDRVRTPGPTDGVDLWWSGKHSNHGGNIQVITAPDGWPLWTSDVRPGREHDTTALREHPEILPALATWIAENTPALGDLGYEGEADTITVAFKKPKGGELTKEQKTHNKAHNGKRAIGERGNSLLKTTFKALRNISLCPWKIGTIVAAALVILHIEHDRTT